AAACACAATTAGACACGTCTCTAGTTTCCATAAAAGTAACAGGTAAGAGCATTTTGCTCGATAAAAACTCTGAATATATTAGAAGTAGTTTATTAGAAGGATTGCTGTACGGATTACTGCTGATCGGAGTAATTATGGCTTTTGTGTTTCGGGATATTAAAATATTTCTGATTTCATTAGTACCGAATGTGTTACCTATATTATTTGCCGGTGGTATGTTAGGCTTTTTAGGGATACCACTTGAAGCTTCGCTATCTGTAGTTTTTGCTATCGTCTTCGGTATTGCCGTTGATGACACCATTCACTTCTTAGGAAAATATAAATTAAGTATTAGCCAAGGCTTGGATAAAGAGGCTGCACTTGAAAAGACATTTGCACAAACCGGTAGAGCATTGGTCATTACAACCATCATTCTTTTCTTTGGCTTTATGGTGATGTTATTTTCTATTCATCAACCTAGTGTAACTATTGGGTTGATCATAAGTGTAACCCTGGTAACAGCATTGATATTAGACTTGCTGTTATTACCGGTATTACTAAGAAAATTGATTTAGACAGGCTTATTGGTACGGTCTAATGTTTTTTGTAAAGACCTATAGGCAAAGATTGTTTTGCCAACCATTAAAATCATTAAGCTTATCCATAATGTAAAGAGCAGGTATTCCATAACACTAATTGATTTACGGGGTTACTTTTAGTTCAGTTATTTAAGACGCTGGGGCATTTTAAATGTATTTGGTCGATAAATATATACATTTCATCTATACGCCTGTTAAAAAAAACCAAATTTTCGATGAAATGCGTAATAATAACAGTGTCACGACTTTACATCGTGACACTGAAAAAAAAACAATCCAACCTAAAACAAACATGAAATGAAAATAATTGGGCAATCAATTACAAATCATGCACTTGCTTTTCCATACCGGGACCTAATTCATAAATAGCCCCTATTAATTCTCCTTTTAGTTCTTTAACTCTCTCTTCTTCTCCGTTAGCTTTATAAACTTCAGCTGCTTGGTATAGTAAAGCCGGTTCAAATGTTTTACCATATACGTAGGTGTTCATAATTTCCATAGCCTTCTCTTTATTTCCGTTTTTAAGTAGACTGTATCCTAACCAGCTATACGATTCTGGCGTAGGTCTATTAGCTACTTCTCGCTGTGCTAGTAATAAAGCACTATCATATTGTTTGGTTTCACCTATATACAACCCAAGGTTATATGCATTGTACATATCGCCGTAAGCGGTGTTTTTTACCCTTGTAAAGTACTCATCTAAATTCTTGGTACGCACTAAGTCATCATCTATATAATCAGCTATTTCTGCTTTCAATAGAAAATAATCTGGAGCATTATAGGTTTTGGTAACCGAGTCTAAAATTCGGATTGCCTCTTCAGAATTTTTATCGTTCGAAAAAACGACCCATGCGATTCCCTTTTTAGCATATGCATTATTATTGTCAATTTCTAACGCTTTTAAATATTGCTGGTACGAATCTTCAATTCTACCTGCATGACCATAATAGTCTCCTAAATTCGTATAGCTCCACAGCATTAAGTCTTTATTCTTTGCCAACTCAGCTTTGGTTCTAGCCTTTTCCATAAAACTTATGGTCGTATCTAAATCGCCTTTATAATCGTTCCATTTTGCCAAACGAATCATATAACCGAAATCTGACATGTTTTTTAAGCTATCTAAATACTTCTCTGCCAATGGGTAATTACCCAATTCCATATGAACATCAAAGTACAAGCTTTGGGTCTCATTCTTATCTCCGCCAATTGCCGCCACAGCATCTGCTAATTGTAATGCTTCTTTAAAGCGATGTTGAGAAATATAATTTCTAGCTAGTGATCTGTAAAAACCGGGCTTCCCAATGTTTGCAATATCAACTGCCTTTTTTAAACTCTTTTCTGCCTTCTTTAAAAATTCAATATCTCCCGTTTGCTGAAAGTATCTGTTGTACTCCCCACCTACCACACCAAAACTGGTAAGTTGCATGCTGTCTGGTCTTATTTTAGAATTCCAAAGGTCAAAATACTTTGATGTTGTTTTAATCTCGTTAGAGACTAAAAACTTATCGTAATCTTTTTTATGTGCAATTGCGTCCTGATTTTTGGTACCACATGATGACACCAGTATCATTACTATTAAAAGCTGTATTAATTTCATAAGGTTGTTTTTTTGTGGATCGATTAAAATAAGGGGAGTTTTTCAACTCCCCTTCCCCTTCTCTTTCATAAACAATTTAGGGTTGCGCCAGTCTTATCTAACCTATCAATAGACAAGGTGATGGCAACTTTTTATTCAGGTGCTCCCAAGTATGGGAACGTAGTACCTATAGTAGCGGTTTGCCCAACGCCATCT
Above is a window of Maribacter aquivivus DNA encoding:
- a CDS encoding tetratricopeptide repeat protein — protein: MKLIQLLIVMILVSSCGTKNQDAIAHKKDYDKFLVSNEIKTTSKYFDLWNSKIRPDSMQLTSFGVVGGEYNRYFQQTGDIEFLKKAEKSLKKAVDIANIGKPGFYRSLARNYISQHRFKEALQLADAVAAIGGDKNETQSLYFDVHMELGNYPLAEKYLDSLKNMSDFGYMIRLAKWNDYKGDLDTTISFMEKARTKAELAKNKDLMLWSYTNLGDYYGHAGRIEDSYQQYLKALEIDNNNAYAKKGIAWVVFSNDKNSEEAIRILDSVTKTYNAPDYFLLKAEIADYIDDDLVRTKNLDEYFTRVKNTAYGDMYNAYNLGLYIGETKQYDSALLLAQREVANRPTPESYSWLGYSLLKNGNKEKAMEIMNTYVYGKTFEPALLYQAAEVYKANGEEERVKELKGELIGAIYELGPGMEKQVHDL